A section of the Aigarchaeota archaeon genome encodes:
- a CDS encoding glycosyltransferase family 4 protein has product MKIVFSKGDVFHIHYGLQDHLLVKLLKDRPTICHFHGSDLRTTLSSKWGWIVRENLKSADKVLVSVPDILPIAKHYRQDAEYLPNPVDLELFKPQMMMEHSKFNILWASDLSYIKGTDKFIKAFSKFQKDNPDSILRVIKHGKNYVDMLSLLKDLGIKHDVIGYQPHEKMVELYAWADVVVTDLTLGYLHMSSLEAMACMRPVVQYINREYYRDVPVPPVVSVFTPDDVIEALNRLKDVRERKLVAELQRDYVCKIHNPRTISMKVVNIYRSLVEDSQSG; this is encoded by the coding sequence ATGAAGATCGTTTTTTCAAAAGGTGACGTCTTCCATATACATTACGGTCTCCAAGATCACCTTCTAGTAAAGTTATTGAAAGATCGTCCTACAATATGTCATTTTCATGGTTCTGACCTCAGGACGACGCTAAGCTCTAAATGGGGCTGGATCGTAAGGGAGAATCTTAAGTCTGCCGATAAAGTCTTAGTCAGTGTTCCAGATATATTGCCAATCGCAAAGCATTATAGGCAAGATGCCGAATATTTGCCAAACCCTGTCGACCTCGAGTTGTTTAAACCTCAGATGATGATGGAACACTCAAAATTCAATATACTATGGGCATCAGACTTATCTTATATAAAAGGAACGGACAAGTTCATCAAGGCTTTCTCAAAGTTCCAGAAAGATAACCCGGATAGTATTTTAAGGGTGATAAAACACGGGAAGAACTACGTCGATATGTTGAGTTTGTTAAAAGATCTAGGTATAAAACACGACGTAATAGGATATCAACCTCATGAAAAAATGGTCGAGTTATATGCCTGGGCGGACGTAGTGGTTACTGACCTTACGCTCGGATATCTTCACATGAGTAGCCTAGAAGCTATGGCATGTATGAGGCCTGTAGTACAATACATAAACAGAGAATACTATAGAGACGTACCAGTGCCACCGGTAGTATCCGTGTTCACACCAGATGATGTTATCGAAGCGTTGAATAGATTGAAAGACGTAAGGGAGCGCAAGCTTGTGGCAGAATTACAAAGAGATTACGTTTGCAAAATACACAATCCGAGAACGATATCCATGAAGGTTGTAAACATTTATCGCTCATTAGTAGAAGATAGTCAGTCTGGATGA
- a CDS encoding UDP-glucose/GDP-mannose dehydrogenase family protein, producing MGHKICVIGSGYVGLTMAVCFASKGMDVTCVDVDKERVEKIKRGKPPVYEPGLEEILAKVTSDGTLKATDEYAEGMENTEFSFICVGTPSRPDGGIDLSYITSAAEAVGKNLHVASKNHLVVVKSTVVPGTTSQIVAPILESSSGMKIGQDFSLTFNPEFLREGSAVEDTLHPDRIIIGEHDEGSGKRLLNLYREFYDDLLPPYIITNTVNAELIKYANNAFLATKISFINEIANICQRIPGADVEVVAKGIGLDKRIGPLFLKAGLGYAGPCLPKDLSALITYAQSLGYDPLILRSVQHTNEHQPYKAVLLAKNLLKTLKGKKVALLGLVFKPNTDDVRNSISLKLIDILLKEGAQVTVFDPKGLENAKKLLGNTVLYANSAMECIKDADCCIIVTEWDEFKKLRPEDFTSLMRTPVVVDGRRIYDTKEFSNKLIYATIGYCSP from the coding sequence AGGGGTAAACCTCCTGTATATGAACCTGGTCTTGAAGAGATTTTAGCTAAGGTAACGTCTGATGGTACGTTAAAGGCCACGGATGAATATGCCGAAGGTATGGAAAACACAGAATTCTCTTTCATATGTGTAGGAACACCCTCTAGACCTGACGGTGGTATAGACCTATCTTACATAACATCCGCCGCTGAAGCCGTGGGCAAGAACCTTCATGTAGCAAGTAAAAATCATCTAGTTGTTGTAAAAAGCACGGTAGTTCCAGGAACGACATCACAAATTGTTGCTCCAATCCTAGAGTCCTCGTCGGGTATGAAAATAGGGCAGGATTTCAGTTTGACCTTTAACCCGGAGTTTTTAAGGGAAGGTTCCGCTGTCGAGGACACTCTTCACCCTGATAGAATAATAATAGGCGAACACGATGAGGGCTCCGGTAAAAGGCTCCTAAATTTGTATAGAGAATTTTATGATGATTTATTACCGCCTTACATAATTACCAATACCGTAAACGCGGAGCTAATTAAGTACGCGAATAATGCCTTCTTAGCTACAAAGATTAGTTTCATAAACGAAATAGCAAATATTTGTCAAAGAATTCCGGGCGCAGACGTAGAGGTTGTCGCAAAAGGTATAGGCTTGGATAAAAGGATAGGGCCGCTTTTCCTTAAAGCTGGATTAGGTTATGCCGGTCCGTGTCTCCCCAAAGACTTGTCTGCTCTAATCACTTACGCACAATCTCTCGGATATGATCCGTTAATATTGCGTTCCGTTCAGCATACGAACGAACATCAACCATATAAGGCCGTTCTGCTTGCGAAGAACTTGCTTAAAACTCTAAAAGGCAAGAAGGTGGCGTTATTAGGTTTAGTCTTTAAGCCGAACACGGACGATGTAAGGAATTCCATCTCGTTGAAGCTGATCGATATACTACTAAAGGAAGGTGCTCAAGTAACGGTATTCGATCCAAAAGGTTTAGAAAACGCAAAGAAGCTCCTAGGCAATACTGTTTTGTATGCAAACTCTGCCATGGAATGCATTAAAGATGCCGATTGTTGCATCATCGTCACAGAATGGGATGAGTTTAAAAAACTAAGGCCTGAAGACTTTACGAGTCTTATGCGCACCCCGGTCGTCGTCGATGGTAGAAGAATATATGACACAAAGGAGTTTAGTAATAAGCTCATATACGCAACTATAGGTTACTGCTCTCCTTGA